A genome region from Bacillaceae bacterium IKA-2 includes the following:
- the purR gene encoding pur operon repressor yields the protein MKKFRRSGRLVDMTNYLIHNPHNLVPLAYFADRYASAKSSISEDLSIIKEMFEDQEVGILQTVAGASGGVKYIPTANKEEIRTFLNELCLKLEDSNRVLPGGYLYMMDIIGNPKLMTEIGRYFATMFANKKVDVIMTMATKGIPLAYAVATYLNVPVCIVRHEHRITEGSLVSINYVSGSTKRIQTMSLAKRSLKEGSNVLIIDDFMKAGGTIRGMINLVDEFQSHVVGTGVLVEADHVEERIVDQYISMTRLSEVNTKEKIVKVEIGNFFEKLKENG from the coding sequence ATGAAGAAGTTTCGCAGAAGCGGTCGTTTAGTAGACATGACAAATTACTTAATACATAATCCTCATAACTTAGTACCGTTAGCATATTTTGCTGATCGCTATGCTTCTGCTAAATCCTCGATTAGTGAAGACTTAAGCATAATAAAAGAAATGTTTGAAGACCAAGAGGTTGGAATTTTACAAACGGTTGCGGGGGCAAGTGGTGGAGTGAAATATATTCCAACTGCCAATAAAGAGGAAATTAGAACCTTTTTAAATGAACTTTGTTTAAAGCTTGAGGACTCGAATCGAGTATTGCCTGGTGGCTATTTATATATGATGGATATCATTGGTAATCCGAAACTGATGACGGAAATTGGGCGCTATTTTGCGACGATGTTTGCTAATAAAAAAGTTGATGTGATTATGACCATGGCAACAAAGGGTATTCCTCTTGCTTATGCAGTAGCAACTTATTTGAATGTCCCTGTTTGCATCGTTAGACATGAACACCGAATTACAGAAGGATCGCTGGTTAGCATTAATTATGTGTCAGGTTCTACAAAACGAATTCAGACGATGTCTTTAGCGAAGAGAAGTTTGAAGGAAGGCTCAAATGTACTAATTATTGATGATTTTATGAAAGCTGGTGGAACAATTAGGGGAATGATTAACTTAGTTGATGAATTTCAATCCCATGTTGTTGGTACAGGAGTGTTAGTAGAGGCTGATCATGTAGAAGAAAGAATAGTTGATCAGTATATATCTATGACTCGTTTGTCAGAAGTGAATACAAAAGAAAAGATCGTAAAGGTCGAAATCGGAAACTTTTTTGAAAAATTAAAAGAAAATGGTTAA
- the pth gene encoding aminoacyl-tRNA hydrolase has product MKLIVGLGNPGKKYETTRHNVGFRAIDKIADNLNISLNQDKWKGLSGFETINGEKIFLLKPLTYMNLSGESVRLLIDFYKINLEDIVVIYDDLDIPPGKIRLRQKGGHGGHNGIKSLLAHLGSEQFKRIRIGVGRPEPGEAVTNYVLGSFSAAEKVEIEEALEHAAKASEAWLTKDFVNVMNSFN; this is encoded by the coding sequence GTGAAGTTAATTGTCGGACTAGGAAACCCAGGAAAAAAGTATGAGACAACAAGGCATAATGTTGGGTTTCGTGCAATAGATAAAATAGCAGATAATTTAAATATTTCGTTGAATCAAGACAAGTGGAAAGGTCTATCTGGTTTCGAAACGATAAACGGAGAAAAAATTTTCTTGCTAAAGCCGCTTACTTACATGAATTTGTCAGGAGAGTCTGTTAGATTGTTAATAGATTTTTACAAAATTAATTTGGAAGACATTGTCGTCATTTATGATGACTTAGATATTCCGCCTGGGAAAATTCGTCTTAGGCAAAAGGGTGGTCATGGTGGTCATAATGGCATAAAGTCCTTATTAGCACACCTTGGTAGCGAACAATTTAAGCGGATAAGAATAGGTGTCGGAAGACCAGAACCGGGTGAAGCGGTTACTAATTATGTTTTGGGTAGCTTTTCTGCTGCTGAAAAAGTTGAGATTGAAGAAGCGCTTGAGCATGCTGCAAAAGCAAGTGAAGCTTGGCTTACGAAGGACTTTGTAAATGTAATGAATAGTTTTAATTAA
- a CDS encoding small, acid-soluble spore protein, alpha/beta type: MSKRRGIMSHQLKEELAKELGFYDTVQKEGWGGIGSRDAGNMIKRAIEMAEQQIVSERKK, encoded by the coding sequence GTGTCAAAAAGACGAGGGATAATGTCTCACCAACTAAAAGAAGAACTTGCTAAGGAACTTGGGTTTTACGATACTGTTCAAAAAGAAGGCTGGGGTGGAATTGGTTCCCGTGATGCTGGAAATATGATCAAGCGAGCAATTGAAATGGCTGAACAACAAATTGTAAGCGAGCGAAAAAAGTAA
- a CDS encoding ribose-phosphate diphosphokinase, producing the protein MVKYGDPSLKVLTLNSNRKLAEEIVEKIGIELSKSSVSRFSDGEVQINIEESIRGCDTFVIQSTSAPANEHLMELLIMIDALKRASAKTINVVLPYYGYARQDRKARAREPITAKLVANLLETAGATRVISLDLHATQIQGFFDIPVDQLLAVPLLCDYFEEKKLDDIVIVSPDHGGVVRARKMADRLKAPIAIIDKRRPKPNVSEVMNIIGDVEGKTAIIIDDIIDTAGTITLAASALFERGAKEVYACCTHPVLSGPAVDRINNSKIKELVVTNSIPLSEDKLISKIKPLSVASLLAKAIVHVHEERSVSILFD; encoded by the coding sequence ATGGTCAAATATGGCGATCCGAGCTTAAAAGTGTTAACGTTAAACTCTAACAGAAAACTTGCAGAAGAAATTGTAGAGAAAATTGGGATCGAACTATCAAAAAGTTCAGTATCGAGATTTAGTGATGGTGAGGTTCAAATTAACATTGAAGAAAGTATCCGTGGTTGTGATACATTCGTTATTCAGTCAACGTCAGCACCTGCAAACGAGCACCTTATGGAGCTTTTAATCATGATCGACGCCTTAAAACGTGCTTCGGCAAAAACAATTAATGTTGTTCTTCCATATTACGGTTATGCCCGTCAAGATCGAAAAGCTAGAGCTCGCGAACCGATCACTGCAAAGTTAGTGGCTAACTTATTAGAAACTGCCGGTGCAACTCGTGTGATTTCGTTAGATTTACACGCAACACAGATTCAAGGATTTTTTGATATTCCTGTTGATCAATTACTTGCTGTACCGCTACTTTGCGATTATTTTGAAGAAAAGAAACTAGATGATATTGTTATCGTTTCTCCAGATCATGGTGGTGTAGTTAGGGCAAGAAAAATGGCTGATCGCTTAAAGGCACCTATTGCGATTATTGATAAGCGTCGCCCGAAGCCAAATGTATCAGAAGTGATGAATATTATTGGTGATGTCGAAGGGAAAACAGCAATTATCATTGATGACATCATTGACACGGCTGGAACAATCACTCTTGCAGCTAGCGCTTTATTTGAAAGGGGCGCGAAAGAAGTTTATGCTTGCTGCACGCACCCAGTTCTATCAGGTCCAGCCGTTGATAGGATTAATAATTCAAAAATAAAAGAATTAGTAGTCACTAACTCGATACCATTAAGTGAGGATAAGCTAATTTCAAAAATTAAGCCTTTATCAGTCGCATCTCTGCTTGCAAAGGCAATTGTACATGTTCATGAAGAAAGATCTGTTAGCATACTTTTTGACTAA
- the mfd gene encoding transcription-repair coupling factor encodes MLGLKKFFLQDDDVRAVIAGIEAGLSEQMVSGLSGSARTVLLASVFEQTKRSQLIVTNNLFQAQKLYDDLAGLIGEEFVYLYPVNELISSEIAVASPEMRGQRIEVLNYLSGKTTGIVITPIAGLRRLLPPKDVWRKSQLYFKVGEEINVEEQLLRLVQVGFQRSEMVSSPGQFSLRGGIIDIYPLTEEMPIRIELFDTEVDSIRFFDVDTQRSQKQLKEISVGPAKEIILDEEHYQRGANKLKEGLSSSLAKLKDTKIKEAMIEQISFDVELLSSKQPFEGMYKYMSLYYENTMTLIDYLPMDSVVFIDEISRVQEMGVSLDKEEAEWQTSLLGQGAIVADLIMSRPLDEIIENTNIPILYFSLFLRHVPHTSPKNIINFNCKSMQNFHGQLNLFKNELDRWSKAQYNVIVVAADNDRAKRFVDIFEDYKIEATFLGSSLDLKNGSCQIVVGQLTGGFELPLQKLIVITEEEIFTKKTKRPKRRQKLSNAERIKNYSELKVGNLIVHINHGIGKYLGIKTLEIDGIHKDYLNIIYAGNDMLYVPVDQIDQVQKYVGQEDKAPKIYALGGSDWKKVKKKVQSSVEDIADDLIKLYAEREASRGHAFSKDVLEQREFESSFLYVETEDQIRCINEIKEDMEKERPMDRLLCGDVGYGKTEVAIRAAFKAIMDGKQVALLVPTTILAQQHFDTIRERFVDHPINIGLLSRFRTKKEQNETMKGLKSGSIDIAIGTHRLLSKDIKYKDLGLLIIDEEQRFGVTHKEKIKQLKADVDVLTLTATPIPRTLHMSMLGVRDLSVIETPPENRFPVQTYVVEYNEGLVREAIERELSRGGQVYFLYNRVEEIAQVADKISALVPDAKVSFAHGKMKENELESVIIDFLEGNIDVLVTTTIIETGVDIPNVNTLIVNNADKMGLSQLYQLRGRVGRSNRVAYAYFTYQKDKVLTEVAEKRLQAIKEFTELGSGFKIAMRDLSIRGAGNLLGSQQHGFIASVGFDLYSQMLKEAIDERKEPEQQVKKHREIEIDLKVDAYIPDTYINDSKQKIDMYKRFKAIETNDDIEDLETEMIDRFGDFPEEVNYLFKISKVKLLAREEGVESISEDKQNCSILLREEDSQHIDGMKLFDMISKMGREFSVGTAGKKIKIIIKTKALKPIKYLKAIEEILSGIWTVKKEEK; translated from the coding sequence TTGTTAGGTTTGAAAAAGTTTTTTTTACAAGATGATGATGTAAGAGCAGTTATAGCTGGAATTGAAGCCGGGTTAAGTGAACAGATGGTTTCGGGTTTGTCGGGTTCGGCAAGGACCGTCCTACTTGCTTCTGTATTTGAGCAAACAAAACGTTCGCAGTTAATTGTGACAAATAATTTATTTCAAGCACAGAAGTTATATGATGATCTGGCTGGGCTAATTGGTGAGGAGTTTGTTTATTTATACCCGGTTAACGAGTTAATTTCATCGGAAATAGCGGTAGCTAGTCCTGAAATGAGAGGGCAGCGAATTGAAGTATTAAATTACTTAAGTGGAAAAACAACAGGAATTGTGATTACTCCGATTGCTGGGCTAAGAAGACTATTACCGCCTAAAGATGTTTGGCGAAAATCCCAACTCTATTTTAAAGTAGGCGAAGAAATAAATGTTGAAGAACAACTTTTGAGGTTAGTGCAAGTAGGATTTCAAAGATCAGAGATGGTTTCTTCACCTGGACAATTCAGTTTAAGGGGAGGGATTATTGATATTTATCCTTTAACTGAAGAAATGCCAATACGAATCGAATTATTTGATACCGAAGTTGATTCAATTCGTTTTTTTGACGTGGATACACAAAGATCTCAAAAACAATTAAAAGAGATTAGTGTTGGTCCAGCAAAAGAGATAATTTTAGATGAAGAACACTATCAGCGCGGAGCAAACAAACTAAAAGAGGGTTTATCTAGTAGTTTAGCAAAGTTAAAAGACACAAAAATAAAAGAAGCAATGATTGAGCAAATATCTTTTGACGTGGAATTACTCAGCTCGAAACAGCCTTTCGAAGGCATGTATAAATACATGTCACTTTATTATGAGAACACCATGACATTAATTGACTATTTACCAATGGATAGTGTCGTCTTTATTGATGAGATTAGTCGGGTTCAAGAAATGGGAGTTAGTCTTGATAAGGAAGAAGCGGAATGGCAAACGTCACTATTAGGACAAGGCGCTATAGTTGCAGATTTAATAATGTCTAGGCCTCTAGATGAAATTATTGAAAATACAAATATTCCTATTCTGTATTTTTCACTTTTCTTAAGGCATGTTCCGCATACAAGCCCAAAAAATATTATTAATTTTAATTGTAAATCAATGCAAAACTTTCACGGACAACTTAATCTTTTTAAAAATGAGCTAGATCGTTGGTCAAAAGCACAATATAACGTTATCGTTGTGGCTGCAGACAACGATCGAGCAAAACGATTTGTAGATATTTTCGAAGATTATAAGATTGAGGCAACTTTTTTAGGAAGTTCTCTTGATCTTAAAAATGGTTCTTGTCAAATTGTCGTTGGGCAATTAACAGGTGGCTTTGAGCTGCCTTTACAGAAACTGATTGTCATTACCGAAGAAGAAATTTTCACTAAAAAGACAAAACGTCCAAAGCGAAGACAAAAGTTATCAAATGCCGAAAGGATAAAAAATTACTCAGAGCTAAAAGTTGGTAATTTAATTGTTCACATTAATCATGGGATCGGTAAATATTTAGGAATTAAAACTTTAGAAATTGACGGTATTCATAAAGACTACCTAAACATTATCTATGCAGGTAACGATATGTTGTATGTTCCTGTTGACCAAATTGATCAAGTTCAAAAATATGTTGGACAAGAGGATAAAGCCCCGAAAATTTACGCATTGGGTGGGAGTGACTGGAAAAAAGTTAAGAAAAAGGTTCAGTCTTCGGTAGAGGACATTGCTGATGATTTAATTAAACTCTATGCTGAAAGAGAAGCGAGTAGAGGTCATGCTTTTTCAAAAGACGTACTGGAACAAAGGGAGTTTGAATCATCTTTCCTGTATGTGGAAACAGAAGATCAAATTCGCTGTATAAATGAAATAAAAGAAGACATGGAAAAAGAGCGACCAATGGACAGGCTTTTGTGCGGTGATGTTGGTTACGGTAAGACAGAAGTCGCAATCCGTGCGGCTTTTAAAGCAATTATGGATGGTAAACAGGTTGCTTTGTTAGTACCTACAACAATTTTGGCGCAACAACATTTTGATACAATCCGTGAGCGCTTTGTAGATCATCCAATTAATATCGGCTTATTAAGTCGTTTTCGAACTAAAAAAGAGCAAAATGAAACAATGAAAGGCTTGAAATCAGGTTCTATTGATATTGCAATTGGTACCCATCGCCTTCTATCTAAAGATATTAAATATAAAGATTTAGGTTTATTAATTATTGATGAAGAACAACGTTTTGGAGTAACCCATAAGGAAAAAATCAAACAGCTAAAGGCGGATGTAGACGTACTGACGTTAACAGCAACGCCTATTCCAAGGACGCTGCACATGTCGATGTTAGGTGTTCGAGATTTATCTGTCATTGAAACGCCACCAGAAAATCGCTTTCCAGTTCAGACATATGTAGTCGAATACAATGAAGGTCTCGTTCGAGAAGCTATTGAAAGAGAGCTTAGTAGAGGTGGCCAAGTATACTTCCTCTATAATAGAGTCGAAGAAATTGCCCAAGTCGCCGATAAAATTTCTGCGCTCGTACCGGATGCAAAAGTTTCATTTGCCCACGGGAAAATGAAGGAGAATGAGTTAGAGTCTGTTATTATTGACTTTTTAGAAGGCAATATCGATGTATTAGTGACAACAACAATTATTGAGACAGGAGTTGACATCCCAAATGTCAATACGCTAATTGTTAATAACGCTGATAAAATGGGTTTGTCTCAATTATACCAATTGCGAGGTCGGGTCGGCCGTTCAAATCGAGTGGCCTATGCTTATTTTACTTATCAGAAAGATAAAGTCTTAACAGAAGTAGCTGAAAAACGACTTCAGGCGATTAAAGAATTTACAGAATTAGGTTCGGGTTTCAAAATTGCGATGCGAGATTTATCGATTCGTGGTGCTGGGAACTTATTAGGATCACAGCAGCATGGCTTTATTGCGTCTGTTGGCTTCGATCTATATTCACAAATGTTAAAAGAAGCAATTGACGAACGAAAAGAACCTGAGCAACAAGTGAAAAAGCATCGTGAAATTGAAATTGACTTAAAAGTTGATGCTTATATACCCGATACGTATATCAATGATTCAAAGCAAAAAATTGATATGTATAAACGTTTTAAAGCGATTGAAACAAACGACGATATTGAGGATCTCGAAACAGAAATGATCGATCGTTTCGGAGATTTTCCAGAAGAAGTAAATTATTTGTTCAAGATATCAAAGGTAAAACTTTTAGCAAGGGAAGAGGGAGTAGAGTCAATTTCTGAAGATAAACAAAATTGTTCAATTTTATTAAGAGAAGAAGATAGTCAGCATATTGATGGAATGAAGCTTTTTGATATGATTAGCAAAATGGGACGTGAATTTTCAGTAGGCACAGCTGGGAAAAAAATTAAAATAATTATTAAAACAAAAGCACTGAAACCAATTAAGTACTTAAAGGCAATTGAGGAAATTTTATCCGGAATTTGGACGGTCAAAAAAGAGGAAAAGTAA
- the ispE gene encoding 4-(cytidine 5'-diphospho)-2-C-methyl-D-erythritol kinase: protein MKICIKAPAKINLSLDVLSKREDGFHEVEMIMTTVDLADRIELKLLKEDKITVEVSEGFVPSDSRNIAYQAAQLLKERFKVNLGVEIYIQKNIPVSAGLAGGSSDAAATLRGLNQLWDLNLTIDELAILGAEIGSDVSFCVYGGTALATGRGEKIRHISAPPPCWVILAKPKMGVSTGEIYRNLKLNDLSHPSIKQMTSAIEQRNYPMICENLGNVLETVTFNLYPEVSRIKEQMIRFGADGVLMSGSGPTVFGLVKHESRMLRIYNGLRGFCDDVHAVRLMGERYY from the coding sequence GTGAAAATTTGTATAAAAGCCCCGGCGAAAATCAATTTATCTCTTGATGTCCTTAGTAAAAGAGAAGATGGATTCCATGAAGTCGAGATGATTATGACAACAGTTGATTTAGCGGATCGAATTGAATTGAAGCTTTTAAAAGAGGATAAAATCACTGTTGAAGTCTCGGAGGGATTTGTTCCTAGTGATAGCCGAAACATTGCTTATCAAGCGGCACAATTATTAAAAGAACGTTTTAAAGTAAACTTGGGTGTTGAAATTTATATCCAGAAAAATATCCCTGTTTCCGCAGGTCTTGCTGGCGGGAGTAGTGATGCTGCTGCTACTTTAAGAGGGCTTAATCAACTTTGGGATTTGAACTTGACCATTGATGAGTTAGCAATTTTAGGAGCTGAAATTGGTTCGGACGTTTCCTTTTGTGTTTATGGTGGAACAGCTTTAGCCACAGGTAGGGGTGAGAAGATCCGACACATTAGTGCACCACCACCTTGTTGGGTTATTTTGGCTAAACCGAAAATGGGTGTTTCCACGGGAGAAATTTATCGGAATTTAAAGCTAAACGATCTTTCCCATCCCAGTATTAAGCAAATGACTTCAGCAATTGAACAACGTAATTACCCAATGATTTGTGAAAACCTTGGAAACGTACTAGAAACAGTTACATTTAATCTTTACCCTGAAGTATCCCGAATTAAAGAACAGATGATTCGTTTTGGAGCTGACGGTGTCTTGATGAGTGGAAGTGGACCGACGGTGTTTGGGCTTGTGAAACACGAATCAAGAATGCTGCGGATCTATAATGGTCTAAGGGGATTTTGTGATGATGTACATGCAGTTCGCTTAATGGGAGAACGTTACTATTGA
- a CDS encoding RidA family protein, whose amino-acid sequence MKIVQTNEAPAAIGPYSQGIIVNNMFYSSGQIPLKPNGELIQGNVQEQTDQVLKNVAAVLKEAGTSLENVVKTTVFIKDMNDFPLINEVYESYFSSHKPARSCVEVARLPKDVLVEIEVIALIK is encoded by the coding sequence TTGAAAATTGTGCAAACAAATGAAGCACCAGCGGCAATAGGTCCGTATTCACAAGGTATCATTGTTAATAATATGTTTTATAGCTCTGGACAAATTCCGCTAAAGCCAAATGGCGAGTTAATTCAAGGTAATGTTCAAGAGCAAACCGATCAGGTATTGAAAAATGTTGCGGCTGTTCTTAAGGAAGCAGGCACTTCTTTAGAGAACGTTGTAAAAACAACTGTATTTATTAAGGATATGAATGATTTTCCACTAATTAATGAGGTCTATGAGAGCTATTTTTCTAGTCATAAACCTGCAAGATCATGTGTTGAGGTAGCAAGATTACCGAAAGACGTTTTAGTTGAGATTGAAGTCATTGCATTAATTAAATAG
- the spoVG gene encoding septation regulator SpoVG, protein MEITDVRLRRVNTEGRMRAIASITIDHEFVVHDIRVIDGNNGMFVAMPSKRTPDGEFRDIAHPISSHTREKIQGAVLTEYEKAGDIEEVVEYEEAGAS, encoded by the coding sequence ATGGAAATAACAGACGTAAGACTACGCCGTGTAAATACGGAAGGGCGCATGCGTGCAATCGCATCCATTACAATCGATCATGAATTTGTTGTCCATGACATCCGTGTAATTGATGGTAATAATGGAATGTTTGTAGCAATGCCTAGTAAGAGAACTCCAGATGGTGAATTCAGAGACATCGCACATCCTATTTCTTCTCATACAAGAGAGAAGATTCAGGGAGCAGTACTTACTGAATATGAAAAGGCTGGAGATATTGAAGAAGTTGTTGAGTATGAAGAAGCAGGAGCTTCGTAA
- the glmU gene encoding bifunctional UDP-N-acetylglucosamine diphosphorylase/glucosamine-1-phosphate N-acetyltransferase GlmU — protein MNNFFAVILAAGQGTRMKSRLYKVLHSVCGKPMVQHVVDQISQVGVDEIAVVVGHGAEKVKNHLGDGVTYLVQEEQLGTGHAVMQAESLLRGRDGVTIVLCGDTPLITKKTMEALLHYHAKQEAKATILTAVADNPTGYGRIIRDDQGVVHRIVEDKDATELERAINEINTGTYCFDNASLLAALKDVGNDNVQGEYYLPDVIEILQRDNHLIAAYQTADFAETIGVNDRIALANAETIMKKRINETHMRNGVTIIDPNNTYIETDVAVGVDTVIYPGTVLRGNTVIGNECQIGPNTEINDSYVGNNSVIKQSVVSSSKVGNDVQIGPFAHIRPESQISDEVKIGNFVEIKKSSFGRGSKASHLSYIGDAEIGIGVNIGCGSITVNYDGKNKYLTKVEDGAFVGCNSNLIAPVTIGKDAYVAAGSTITNDVPDNALAIARERQTVKSDYLNKRQDK, from the coding sequence ATGAACAATTTTTTTGCGGTAATTTTGGCTGCAGGTCAAGGGACTAGAATGAAGTCCCGACTTTATAAAGTGCTTCATTCTGTTTGTGGCAAACCTATGGTACAACATGTTGTCGATCAAATATCACAGGTTGGGGTAGATGAAATAGCTGTTGTTGTAGGACATGGCGCCGAAAAAGTAAAAAATCATTTAGGTGATGGAGTTACTTATCTTGTCCAAGAAGAACAACTAGGAACAGGTCATGCAGTTATGCAAGCAGAGTCATTGCTAAGAGGTAGGGATGGTGTTACGATCGTTCTTTGTGGCGATACACCTCTTATTACGAAAAAGACTATGGAAGCCTTGCTTCACTATCATGCAAAGCAAGAAGCAAAAGCAACGATCTTGACAGCGGTCGCCGATAACCCTACAGGTTATGGTAGAATTATTCGTGATGATCAAGGAGTTGTCCATCGCATCGTCGAGGACAAAGATGCAACGGAATTAGAACGAGCAATTAACGAGATTAATACAGGGACGTATTGCTTTGACAATGCTTCTTTATTAGCAGCCTTAAAGGATGTAGGTAATGACAACGTCCAAGGAGAATATTACTTACCTGACGTGATTGAAATACTGCAAAGAGATAACCATTTAATCGCAGCCTATCAAACAGCAGATTTTGCTGAAACAATAGGTGTAAATGACCGGATTGCTTTAGCTAACGCTGAAACAATTATGAAAAAGCGGATAAATGAAACTCATATGCGAAATGGTGTTACGATCATTGACCCAAATAACACGTATATTGAGACAGATGTTGCTGTTGGGGTCGATACAGTTATCTATCCAGGTACAGTTTTACGTGGAAATACAGTCATTGGAAATGAGTGTCAAATTGGACCTAATACAGAAATTAATGACAGCTATGTAGGGAATAATAGTGTCATTAAACAATCCGTTGTTTCTAGTAGTAAGGTAGGCAATGATGTCCAAATTGGTCCATTTGCCCATATCCGACCAGAGTCTCAAATTAGTGACGAAGTAAAAATCGGGAATTTTGTAGAAATCAAAAAATCTAGTTTCGGTCGTGGGAGCAAGGCGTCACATTTAAGCTATATTGGTGATGCGGAGATTGGCATAGGTGTTAATATAGGGTGTGGCTCAATAACTGTAAACTACGATGGTAAAAATAAATATTTAACAAAAGTAGAGGATGGAGCATTTGTGGGTTGTAATTCGAACTTGATCGCTCCAGTTACAATTGGGAAAGATGCTTATGTAGCGGCAGGATCGACGATCACAAATGATGTTCCAGATAATGCTTTGGCAATAGCGAGGGAACGACAAACGGTAAAATCTGATTATTTGAATAAACGACAAGACAAATGA
- the spoVT gene encoding stage V sporulation protein T, with amino-acid sequence MKATGIVRRIDDLGRVVIPKEIRRTLRIREGDPLEIFVDRDGEVILKKYSPISELGDFAKEYAEALFESLNHIVLIADRDTYIAVAGGSKKDYANKAIGEIIETAITDRQTIIQTTKGEYNFVGDSSEEVTAYVIAPIIANGDPIGALVMLSKNDRTMGDVEQKLSETAAGFLAKQMEQ; translated from the coding sequence ATGAAAGCAACAGGAATTGTACGTCGTATTGATGATCTAGGAAGGGTTGTAATCCCAAAAGAAATTCGTCGCACACTTCGAATACGTGAAGGCGATCCATTAGAAATTTTTGTCGATCGGGATGGAGAGGTTATCTTAAAGAAATATTCTCCAATTTCCGAACTAGGTGATTTTGCAAAAGAGTACGCCGAAGCCTTATTTGAAAGTTTAAATCATATTGTTCTTATTGCAGATCGTGATACATATATAGCGGTTGCAGGCGGTTCAAAAAAGGACTATGCAAACAAAGCAATTGGCGAAATTATTGAGACTGCTATAACTGATAGGCAAACAATTATTCAAACCACTAAAGGAGAGTATAATTTTGTTGGTGACTCTTCTGAAGAAGTCACAGCCTATGTCATTGCCCCTATTATAGCCAATGGTGACCCAATTGGCGCGCTTGTGATGCTATCAAAAAACGATCGAACAATGGGCGATGTAGAACAAAAGTTGTCTGAAACGGCAGCCGGGTTTTTAGCAAAACAAATGGAACAATAA
- a CDS encoding 50S ribosomal protein L25/general stress protein Ctc has product MATILKATNRENSKNSTLTGLRNNGLTPAVIYGKNLPSKSISVSAIEFIKTLKITGKNGVIDLTTDEGTFEVIAHDIQREPIKGDILHIDFYKVDMKKEMDANVQVRIVGEALGVKDGGIVQHTLHEISVRALPTNIPEEIEVDISELNIGDSLQVGDLSKSKLFEINNEPEEGIISILPPALIVESDEELEEADKEAVQADAENSDQEK; this is encoded by the coding sequence ATGGCTACAATTTTAAAAGCTACTAATCGTGAAAATTCAAAAAATTCAACATTAACAGGATTACGCAATAATGGGTTAACTCCAGCTGTTATTTACGGGAAAAATTTACCTAGTAAATCTATTTCAGTAAGTGCAATAGAGTTTATTAAAACTTTGAAAATTACAGGTAAAAATGGCGTTATTGATTTAACTACCGATGAAGGAACTTTTGAAGTAATTGCACACGACATCCAAAGAGAACCAATAAAAGGTGATATTCTTCATATTGATTTTTATAAAGTTGATATGAAAAAAGAAATGGACGCCAATGTTCAAGTACGCATAGTTGGTGAAGCGCTAGGTGTAAAAGATGGCGGGATTGTTCAACATACTCTACATGAGATTTCGGTCCGTGCGCTTCCTACTAATATCCCTGAGGAGATTGAAGTAGATATAAGCGAGTTGAATATAGGTGATTCTCTGCAAGTGGGAGATTTATCTAAATCTAAGCTATTTGAAATTAATAATGAACCTGAAGAAGGAATTATCTCGATTTTACCACCAGCGTTAATTGTTGAGTCAGATGAGGAGCTAGAAGAAGCGGACAAAGAAGCAGTACAAGCTGATGCTGAAAATTCTGATCAAGAAAAATAA
- a CDS encoding anti-sigma-F factor Fin family protein, giving the protein MAIQYWCRHCGTDVGKIDKQDIESEKLGFHQLDQSERTEMISYDSAGNMHVNTICEDCQEALTRNPQFHESPTFIQ; this is encoded by the coding sequence ATGGCTATCCAATATTGGTGTCGACATTGTGGAACTGATGTAGGTAAAATAGATAAACAAGATATTGAAAGTGAGAAATTGGGGTTTCATCAGTTAGACCAAAGTGAACGAACAGAAATGATTAGCTATGATAGCGCTGGAAATATGCATGTTAATACAATTTGTGAGGATTGTCAGGAAGCATTAACGAGAAACCCTCAGTTTCATGAAAGTCCTACTTTTATCCAATAA